The Lachnospiraceae bacterium oral taxon 500 genome window below encodes:
- a CDS encoding ABC transporter permease, whose product MKPFTIKNRQNFSRNQPEGFAEKPGAGGKDKVFFLLGIGLLLFSWSLIACCLNQPILVPGPAATYRELVRIVSGASFGRTIAATVWRFLLGFGLTALLAMLLGAAAGLHQSIAALFSPFIALIKAIPTMAIILLAIIWLKSNAAPVLVVFLISFPVLYWSWKTGMEETDRKLLQMAKVFRVGFFRQLFEIYLPTARPYVWAGISSALGLGFKVCIGAEVLCQPQYGIGSAFQIEKANLNTAGVFAWAIICVALVGVLDLAVKRWIGSGKRS is encoded by the coding sequence ATGAAGCCTTTTACTATCAAAAATAGGCAAAATTTTTCCCGGAACCAGCCGGAGGGTTTTGCTGAAAAGCCGGGAGCAGGCGGCAAAGATAAAGTTTTTTTCCTGCTTGGAATCGGGCTCTTGCTTTTTAGCTGGAGCCTGATTGCCTGTTGCTTAAACCAGCCGATTTTAGTGCCGGGCCCGGCGGCAACTTACCGCGAGCTGGTTCGGATTGTCAGCGGAGCATCGTTTGGACGGACGATTGCAGCTACGGTCTGGCGTTTTTTGCTGGGCTTTGGGCTGACGGCGCTGCTGGCAATGCTGCTGGGGGCGGCGGCCGGCTTACATCAGAGCATAGCGGCACTTTTTTCGCCGTTTATCGCGTTGATTAAGGCAATTCCGACTATGGCGATTATTTTACTGGCGATTATTTGGCTGAAATCCAATGCCGCGCCGGTACTGGTTGTGTTTTTGATTTCCTTTCCGGTGCTGTATTGGAGCTGGAAAACGGGAATGGAAGAAACTGATAGGAAGCTCCTGCAAATGGCCAAGGTTTTTCGGGTCGGTTTTTTTCGTCAGTTATTTGAGATTTATTTGCCGACGGCCCGGCCCTATGTTTGGGCGGGCATATCCTCGGCATTGGGGCTGGGCTTTAAGGTTTGCATTGGTGCGGAGGTGCTGTGTCAGCCGCAGTATGGCATCGGCAGCGCTTTTCAGATTGAAAAGGCCAATTTAAACACGGCCGGCGTGTTTGCCTGGGCCATTATTTGTGTGGCTTTAGTGGGAGTTTTGGATTTGGCGGTGAAACGATGGATCGGTTCAGGTAAGCGCTCGTAA
- a CDS encoding ABC transporter substrate-binding protein, with the protein MKTKFLKMMSLGLVLMVLMTACGTSKTTPTDSAYANQQTPAAEKKDETKPEEKKDETKPVEEQKDTKTDETKPAENTAENYGDRTFQVVMPAGVPTIGLAKMIKESPEVNGAKMAYDSVVATDTLAPKLISGEADFAVVPSNLAIKVYNKGAAYQYAGSTVWGVLYLAAADDSVKDWADLKGKTITLIGRGLTPDLTLRYLLTKNGLTPDTDVTFEYVAGATELAPLFLSGKAGIALLPEPMLTQVLTKKPETKVVFDIQAEWKKATGSEDSYPQTAVLVKKEVAENYPELVKEFLAKLAESIEFANTDPQAVGAYMEELSDNLKAPVVAKAIPNCNLMYKDAAEAKVALEKYYTELMNFGAENIGGKMPDEAFYYQK; encoded by the coding sequence ATGAAAACAAAGTTTTTAAAAATGATGAGTTTAGGTTTGGTTTTAATGGTTTTAATGACTGCCTGCGGTACGTCTAAAACTACGCCAACTGATTCGGCATATGCCAATCAGCAGACACCGGCTGCGGAGAAGAAGGACGAAACAAAGCCCGAAGAAAAGAAGGACGAAACGAAGCCGGTAGAGGAACAAAAAGACACGAAGACGGACGAAACAAAACCGGCGGAAAATACAGCTGAGAATTACGGCGACCGGACGTTTCAGGTAGTGATGCCGGCTGGTGTACCGACCATTGGTTTAGCTAAGATGATCAAGGAAAGTCCGGAAGTAAACGGAGCGAAGATGGCGTATGATAGCGTTGTGGCAACCGATACCTTAGCGCCCAAGTTAATTTCGGGCGAGGCGGATTTTGCGGTGGTGCCGTCTAATTTGGCAATTAAAGTCTATAATAAGGGCGCAGCCTATCAGTATGCCGGCTCGACGGTTTGGGGCGTGCTTTATTTGGCGGCGGCCGATGACTCGGTCAAGGACTGGGCGGATTTGAAAGGCAAGACGATAACGCTAATCGGCCGGGGCTTGACGCCGGATTTAACCCTGCGTTATTTGCTGACGAAAAACGGCTTAACCCCGGATACGGACGTTACCTTTGAATATGTGGCCGGCGCGACGGAGCTGGCGCCGCTATTCTTATCGGGCAAGGCTGGGATTGCCCTCTTACCGGAGCCGATGCTGACGCAGGTATTGACCAAGAAGCCGGAAACCAAGGTGGTCTTTGATATTCAGGCCGAATGGAAAAAAGCGACCGGAAGCGAGGACAGCTATCCGCAGACAGCGGTGTTGGTCAAAAAAGAGGTGGCTGAGAACTACCCGGAATTAGTCAAGGAATTTTTAGCCAAACTTGCCGAAAGCATAGAATTTGCGAATACGGATCCGCAGGCAGTGGGCGCTTACATGGAAGAGTTAAGCGATAACCTGAAAGCGCCGGTGGTGGCTAAGGCGATCCCGAATTGTAATTTGATGTATAAGGATGCAGCTGAGGCTAAAGTGGCGCTGGAAAAATACTATACGGAACTGATGAACTTCGGCGCTGAAAACATCGGAGGAAAGATGCCGGATGAAGCCTTTTACTATCAAAAATAG
- a CDS encoding ABC transporter ATP-binding protein has translation MSGIIVEINKLEKEYQGLKVLAGLDFTLKKGEIVCLLGPSGAGKTTLLNIMAGLSAPSAGSCRVFGKLSYVFQEDRLLPWKNVLENVMFPGGKPDAQKAKAILEKLGLIDFVNYYPAQLSGGMRQRAAIARAFYAGGDLLLMDEPFQSLDMELRLRLIKELIGLWEVRRNTIFFVTHNLEEAILLGHRILVLSAAPARVKKEFTVSQDPSERLLEEYKGLKKEIEAEFILE, from the coding sequence ATGAGCGGTATAATTGTGGAAATAAATAAACTGGAAAAAGAATATCAGGGTTTAAAAGTCTTAGCCGGTCTTGATTTTACCCTGAAAAAGGGCGAGATTGTCTGTTTGCTCGGTCCGTCGGGAGCGGGAAAGACAACACTGCTCAATATTATGGCGGGTTTAAGTGCGCCATCGGCGGGAAGTTGTCGGGTTTTCGGCAAGTTGTCCTATGTTTTTCAGGAAGATCGGCTTTTGCCCTGGAAAAATGTCTTGGAAAATGTGATGTTTCCGGGCGGCAAACCGGACGCCCAGAAAGCCAAGGCGATTCTTGAAAAACTGGGCTTAATTGATTTTGTGAACTATTATCCGGCGCAGTTAAGTGGCGGTATGCGTCAGCGGGCGGCGATTGCCCGGGCATTTTATGCCGGGGGCGATTTGCTGCTGATGGACGAGCCGTTTCAGTCGCTGGATATGGAACTTAGATTGCGTCTGATTAAGGAATTGATTGGATTATGGGAGGTGAGAAGGAATACCATTTTTTTTGTGACCCACAATTTAGAGGAAGCGATTCTGCTGGGGCATCGGATACTGGTTTTATCAGCTGCACCGGCCAGGGTTAAAAAGGAGTTTACGGTTTCGCAAGATCCGTCGGAACGCTTATTAGAGGAATATAAGGGGCTAAAAAAGGAGATAGAAGCGGAGTTTATACTGGAATAA
- a CDS encoding type II toxin-antitoxin system mRNA interferase toxin, RelE/StbE family, giving the protein MLKIKYQASFKKDYKRIVKRGYDVNLLEIVIRLLANQKPLPEKYRDHGLSGRYTGCRECHITPDWLLIYEINEDELLLYLTRTGSHSDLF; this is encoded by the coding sequence ATGCTGAAGATTAAGTATCAAGCTAGTTTTAAGAAAGATTATAAGCGGATCGTAAAACGAGGATATGATGTCAATTTATTGGAAATAGTAATTAGGCTTTTAGCTAATCAGAAGCCTTTGCCTGAGAAATATCGTGACCATGGTTTATCGGGTAGGTATACAGGTTGCCGGGAATGTCATATAACTCCAGATTGGCTGTTGATTTATGAAATAAATGAAGATGAGTTGCTTTTATATTTAACTCGGACAGGCTCTCATAGTGATTTATTTTAG
- a CDS encoding type II toxin-antitoxin system antitoxin, RelB/DinJ family encodes MANTNINISMDSDLKQQFELFCEDMGMTMSTAFNIYARKVVREYRIPFEIGGEIPNLETREAIKNARAGIGMSQAFSTVEELMEDLNAED; translated from the coding sequence ATGGCAAATACGAATATCAATATTAGCATGGACAGCGATTTAAAACAGCAGTTTGAGCTATTTTGTGAAGATATGGGGATGACGATGTCAACCGCTTTTAATATCTATGCTAGAAAAGTTGTGCGTGAATACAGGATACCCTTTGAAATCGGGGGGGAAATACCGAATCTAGAAACGAGAGAAGCAATCAAAAACGCAAGAGCCGGAATTGGTATGAGTCAGGCTTTTTCTACGGTAGAAGAATTGATGGAAGATTTAAATGCTGAAGATTAA
- a CDS encoding starch synthase, translating into MAQKAEKTILFVTSESGPYKASGGLADVAEALPVAFRKQNVNMVRVMPKYRGIEEKYQLTKLHEFIVEITNRPMVAAVYQHELDGIKTYFIGNAPFFEREKLYGYEDDSVRFGFFSKAVVEMLISIGLKPDVIHANDWQTALIGIFLKQDYATLDFYRDIKMVFTIHNLQYQGVFERDVLEKLNLSPKYFNSEAVEYYGKVCFMKAGIVYSNAITTVSQTYAKEIQTPEFGYGLDGLLRKYSHKIYGIINGIYYDKYDPANDEALAFQFDAKNYKKERSKQQKAFREQIGLAPSAEPMLGVVTRLAEQKGIDLILAAMKKLAREGVQFVILGSGETYYEAALKDMANQYPGQIVVITEFNPAVARQIYGSVDMFLMPSLFEPCGLSQMYSLRYGAVPIVRNTGGLSDTIIGYEDDPERATGFRFSNYFSNDFIEAIRRAIGCFKEPKVWNEIMQRGMATRFSWDGSAKEYLALYQSILKEDEH; encoded by the coding sequence ATGGCGCAAAAAGCAGAGAAAACTATTTTGTTTGTTACCTCAGAAAGCGGACCGTATAAAGCTTCGGGTGGGTTGGCTGATGTCGCTGAGGCTCTGCCGGTGGCATTTCGAAAGCAAAATGTCAATATGGTCAGGGTCATGCCCAAATACCGGGGAATTGAGGAAAAATATCAGCTGACAAAGCTCCATGAGTTTATCGTTGAGATTACCAACCGGCCGATGGTAGCTGCGGTGTACCAGCATGAGTTGGATGGAATCAAAACGTATTTTATCGGCAATGCCCCTTTTTTTGAAAGGGAAAAGCTGTACGGCTATGAGGATGACAGCGTTCGCTTTGGCTTTTTCAGCAAGGCGGTAGTGGAAATGCTGATTTCAATCGGGTTAAAGCCGGACGTTATTCATGCCAATGACTGGCAGACGGCACTGATTGGCATTTTTTTGAAGCAGGACTACGCGACGCTGGATTTTTATCGGGATATTAAAATGGTGTTTACCATTCACAATTTGCAGTATCAGGGTGTATTTGAGCGGGATGTGCTGGAGAAACTGAATCTGTCGCCAAAATATTTTAACAGTGAAGCGGTTGAGTATTACGGCAAGGTTTGCTTTATGAAAGCGGGAATCGTTTATTCCAATGCCATTACGACGGTCAGTCAAACCTATGCCAAGGAAATTCAGACACCGGAGTTCGGCTATGGACTGGATGGGCTGCTGCGTAAATATTCGCATAAGATTTACGGTATCATCAACGGGATTTATTATGATAAGTATGACCCGGCCAATGATGAAGCGCTGGCATTTCAGTTTGATGCCAAGAATTATAAAAAAGAAAGAAGTAAACAGCAGAAAGCTTTTCGCGAGCAGATTGGTCTGGCGCCGTCGGCTGAGCCGATGCTGGGCGTGGTCACAAGGCTCGCCGAGCAAAAGGGAATCGACCTGATTTTGGCGGCCATGAAGAAACTGGCCAGAGAAGGCGTTCAGTTTGTGATTTTGGGTTCGGGCGAAACCTATTATGAAGCGGCTTTAAAGGACATGGCCAATCAATATCCCGGCCAGATTGTAGTGATTACCGAGTTTAATCCGGCGGTTGCCCGGCAGATTTATGGTTCGGTTGATATGTTTTTAATGCCGTCGCTGTTTGAGCCCTGCGGTCTGTCGCAGATGTATAGCCTGCGCTACGGTGCGGTGCCGATTGTCCGTAATACCGGCGGCCTCAGCGATACCATTATCGGCTATGAGGATGATCCGGAACGAGCCACCGGCTTTCGTTTTTCCAATTATTTTTCCAATGATTTTATTGAGGCGATCCGGCGGGCGATTGGCTGCTTTAAGGAGCCGAAAGTATGGAATGAGATTATGCAGCGGGGCATGGCAACCCGATTTTCCTGGGATGGCAGTGCCAAAGAATATTTGGCCTTGTACCAGAGTATCTTAAAGGAAGATGAACACTAA
- a CDS encoding CCA tRNA nucleotidyltransferase has protein sequence MNRIEIPPVVAEVLEILQASGEQAYIVGGCVRDSIMGQVPKDWDITTSARPLRVKQLFPRTVDTGIKHGTVTVLHRREAVEVTTFRVDGQYEDHRHPKAVSFSESLKEDVARRDFTVNAMAYSPQRGVIDYFGGQDDLKKGLIRCVGRAEERFEEDALRMLRAVRFAAALNFKIEAATAEAIRQKKELLRAVSQERIRVEFVKTLASNHPEYLSYFVRYGLAAYFIPEPELPAEENAVFYNRLKALMPEGMARLAYLFCGGEKKLPAQDVKRILRRLTFDNRTTDIVTAVAANRDLEIYLEDYFFRCQLSRLGEEVFTILLQLAAVEGRFSPAETEAYLARAQRQPVRIADLAVDGRDIMALGIGEGRQVGECLDRLLQIVLRDPAANTRERLLMLAAEKRMES, from the coding sequence TTGAATAGGATTGAGATACCGCCTGTGGTAGCCGAGGTGCTGGAGATTTTGCAGGCCAGCGGTGAGCAGGCTTATATTGTCGGCGGCTGCGTCCGGGACAGCATCATGGGGCAGGTGCCGAAAGATTGGGATATTACCACCTCAGCACGGCCGCTGCGGGTTAAGCAGCTTTTTCCGCGAACGGTTGATACCGGCATTAAGCATGGCACTGTTACGGTGCTGCACCGGCGGGAGGCCGTTGAGGTTACAACTTTTCGGGTTGACGGTCAATACGAAGACCATCGCCACCCCAAAGCGGTTAGTTTTAGCGAATCGTTAAAAGAGGATGTGGCCCGGCGGGATTTTACGGTTAACGCCATGGCCTATTCACCGCAGCGGGGAGTGATTGACTATTTTGGTGGTCAGGATGATTTAAAAAAGGGTCTGATTCGCTGTGTCGGTCGGGCGGAAGAGCGATTTGAGGAAGATGCGCTCCGGATGCTCCGGGCGGTTCGTTTTGCGGCGGCACTGAACTTTAAGATTGAAGCGGCTACAGCGGAGGCGATTCGGCAGAAAAAGGAACTGCTTCGGGCAGTCAGTCAGGAAAGGATTCGGGTGGAGTTTGTTAAAACCTTAGCCAGCAATCATCCTGAATATTTGTCTTATTTTGTCCGCTACGGCTTGGCGGCTTATTTTATCCCCGAGCCGGAACTACCGGCCGAGGAAAACGCTGTTTTCTATAATCGGCTGAAAGCACTGATGCCGGAGGGAATGGCCCGGCTGGCTTATTTATTCTGCGGCGGTGAAAAAAAACTGCCGGCTCAGGACGTAAAACGGATTTTACGCCGTTTGACCTTTGATAACCGGACAACGGACATCGTGACAGCTGTGGCTGCCAATCGGGATTTGGAAATTTACTTAGAGGATTATTTTTTTCGTTGTCAGCTTTCTCGGCTGGGAGAAGAGGTTTTTACGATTCTGCTGCAATTGGCCGCAGTTGAGGGCCGGTTTTCTCCGGCCGAAACGGAGGCATATTTGGCCAGGGCGCAGCGTCAGCCGGTGCGGATTGCGGATTTGGCAGTGGACGGCCGGGATATTATGGCTTTGGGCATCGGTGAGGGCAGGCAGGTGGGCGAGTGTTTAGACCGGCTTTTACAGATTGTGCTGCGTGACCCGGCGGCAAATACCAGGGAGCGGCTGCTGATGCTGGCAGCGGAAAAGCGGATGGAAAGTTGA
- a CDS encoding FAD-dependent oxidoreductase, translating to MGMYDVIIIGAGAAGVFAAYELARAEKPLKVLMIEKGLSLADRIAAGESRAKGDKTLGSRYNVMEGFFGAGGFSDGKYNITTSFGGDLHSYIGVGKAMELMWEVDAINMRMGGADAKLYSTSTGDLKARALRHDLHLLDAQVRHLGTDRNLVIAGNMYRAIRDRIEIRFETPALDVKKKDGFFEVVTERESFTAAKVIVATGRVGSRWVNRLCESFGIQTENNRVDIGVRVELPALIFKDITDEVYESKIVYKTSKYNDQVRTFCMNPYGEVVTENYGDILTVNGHSYADSARHTENTNFALLVSNHFTKPFKDSNEYGASIARLSNMLGGGVLVQRFGDLERGRRSNEHRMRQCFTRPTLDATPGDLSLVIPKRQLDGIIDMIYALDKIAPGTANEDTLLYGVEVKFYNCRVAVDEHLETSVKGLYVLGDTSGVTHSLSQAAASGLFVARELIEQKGESFE from the coding sequence ATGGGAATGTATGATGTTATTATTATCGGTGCGGGGGCGGCAGGAGTGTTTGCGGCTTACGAATTGGCCCGGGCAGAAAAGCCGCTTAAGGTTTTAATGATTGAAAAAGGGCTTTCTTTGGCTGACCGGATTGCTGCCGGAGAAAGCAGAGCCAAGGGAGATAAAACCTTGGGCAGCCGCTATAATGTAATGGAAGGCTTTTTTGGCGCGGGCGGTTTTTCCGACGGCAAATATAACATCACTACCAGTTTTGGCGGTGATCTGCACAGCTATATCGGCGTCGGCAAAGCAATGGAGCTGATGTGGGAGGTTGACGCGATCAATATGCGGATGGGTGGAGCAGATGCCAAGCTCTATTCTACTTCGACCGGCGATTTAAAGGCCAGAGCCCTGCGGCATGATTTGCATTTGCTGGATGCACAGGTGCGGCATTTGGGGACGGACCGTAATCTGGTCATTGCCGGTAATATGTACCGGGCAATTCGGGACCGGATTGAGATTCGTTTTGAAACGCCGGCGCTGGATGTAAAGAAAAAAGACGGTTTTTTTGAAGTGGTGACGGAACGGGAAAGTTTTACAGCGGCCAAAGTGATTGTGGCTACCGGCCGGGTCGGTTCCCGCTGGGTCAATCGCTTGTGTGAAAGCTTTGGTATTCAGACGGAAAACAATCGGGTTGACATCGGTGTGCGGGTAGAACTGCCGGCCTTGATTTTTAAGGATATTACCGACGAGGTTTATGAAAGCAAAATTGTTTATAAAACCTCTAAATATAATGATCAGGTCAGAACTTTTTGTATGAATCCGTATGGAGAAGTAGTAACGGAAAATTACGGCGATATTTTGACGGTCAACGGTCATAGCTATGCCGATTCGGCCAGACATACGGAAAATACCAATTTTGCGCTGCTGGTGTCAAATCATTTTACCAAGCCCTTTAAAGACAGTAATGAATACGGCGCGTCCATTGCTCGGCTCAGTAATATGCTGGGCGGCGGGGTGCTGGTTCAGCGGTTTGGCGATTTAGAGCGGGGTCGGCGGAGCAATGAGCACCGGATGCGCCAATGTTTTACCCGGCCGACTTTGGATGCTACGCCCGGCGATTTGAGCTTAGTTATTCCCAAAAGGCAGCTGGACGGAATTATTGACATGATTTATGCGCTGGATAAGATTGCTCCCGGTACGGCCAATGAGGACACCTTGCTTTACGGAGTGGAAGTCAAGTTTTACAACTGCCGGGTGGCGGTGGATGAGCATTTGGAAACCAGCGTCAAGGGGCTTTATGTTTTGGGTGATACCTCGGGCGTGACACATTCGCTTTCCCAGGCGGCGGCCAGCGGACTGTTTGTGGCCAGAGAATTAATAGAACAGAAAGGCGAAAGTTTTGAATAG